A region of Ornithodoros turicata isolate Travis chromosome 5, ASM3712646v1, whole genome shotgun sequence DNA encodes the following proteins:
- the LOC135395851 gene encoding uncharacterized protein LOC135395851 has translation MTGDRISLERRRQIVSMSLAGHSQRTIAREVGCRLSSLNRITQRFRDQRQLEDGPRSGRSRATTSDEDRAIIAANVVDLFLPAVDLKELSLQASSTTIRRRLAWPRGSPFRSRGSEARAEAGTPRGKTGLCLTLREV, from the coding sequence ATGACCGGCGACAGGATTAGTCTGGAGCGGAGGCGACAGATCGTGTCCATGTCGCTGGCAGGGCATTCTCAGCGAACGATTGCTCGAGAGGTGGGATGCCGCTTGTCTTCGCTGAACCGTATCACTCAGCGCTTCCGTGATCAACGGCAACTTGAAGATGGGCCAAGGTCTGGACGGTCGCGGGCAACGACGTCGGACGAGGACAGGGCAATAATTGCTGCAAACGTGGTCGACCTGTTTCTGCCGGCTGTCGATCTAAAGGAGCTGAGCCTGCAAGCGTCGAGTACAACCATCCGACGAAGATTAGCATGGCCCCGGGGGTCTCCGTTCCGGAGTCGTGGTTCAGAAGCCCGAGCTGAAGCCGGAACACCGAGAGGCAAGACTGGACTTTGCCTTACGCTACGCGAAGTGTGA